A single Caretta caretta isolate rCarCar2 chromosome 2, rCarCar1.hap1, whole genome shotgun sequence DNA region contains:
- the LOC142070864 gene encoding myb/SANT-like DNA-binding domain-containing protein 7: MQSSSAQVTMMESQNRKRAPAWTEREVRDLIAVWGEESVLSELRSSFRNAKTFVKISQGMKDRGHNRDPKQCRVKLKELRQAYQKTREANSRSGSEPQTCRFYDELHAILGGSATTTPAVLFDSFNGDGGNTEAGFGDEEDDEEEEVVDSSQQASEETGFPDSQQLFLTLDLEPVPPEPTQGCLLDPAGGEGTSAACVSMITGSSSSQRLVKLRKKKKPHSR; this comes from the exons atgcagagctcatcagcacaggtgaccatgatggagtcccagaatcgcaaaagagctccagcatggaccgaacgggaggtacgggatctgatcgctgtttggggagaggaatccgtgctatcagaactccgttccagttttcgaaatgccaaaacctttgtgaaaatctcccagggcatgaaggacagaggccataacagggacccgaagcaatgccgcgtgaaactgaaggagctgaggcaagcctaccagaaaaccagagaggcaaacagccgctctgggtcagagccccaaacatgccgcttctatgatgagctgcatgccattttagggggttcagccaccactaccccagccgtgttgtttgactccttcaatggagatggaggcaatacggaagcaggttttggggacgaagaagatgatgaggaggaggaggttgtagatagctcacagcaagcaagcgaagaaaccggttttcccgacagccagcaactgtttctcaccctagacctggagccagtaccccccgaacccacccaaggctgcctcctggacccagcaggcggagaagggacctctg ctgcatgtgtttcaatgatcacaggatcttcttcttcccagaggctagtgaagcttagaaagaaaaaaaaaccacactcgcgatga